The proteins below come from a single Limnobaculum xujianqingii genomic window:
- a CDS encoding helix-turn-helix domain-containing protein, with translation MTKEPKGTLLSKGKVPVIERIAELARKYPSRSAAARAWGINVNTLNSYYKNETPPPVPRENLLARIAEREGVSLDWLKTGKDEIPKLPENSVIRDGLSDLLSFLTDEERYQLTMVLTRKGVETILYLLNEDNLLLLQQPDTLKAHMLQEYVTGKLRDESAISNDQDKVCARSGEKQTPPQSLASGQKKAG, from the coding sequence ATGACAAAAGAACCTAAGGGTACTTTGCTATCAAAGGGAAAAGTACCTGTTATTGAGAGGATTGCAGAACTCGCAAGAAAGTACCCATCTAGAAGCGCAGCAGCTAGAGCATGGGGGATAAACGTCAATACATTGAACAGTTATTATAAGAACGAGACACCTCCTCCAGTACCGCGTGAAAACCTACTAGCACGCATCGCAGAAAGAGAAGGAGTGAGCTTAGATTGGTTGAAGACAGGTAAAGATGAAATACCAAAATTACCAGAAAATAGTGTAATTCGTGATGGGTTGTCAGACCTACTTTCATTCCTTACTGACGAAGAGCGATATCAACTGACTATGGTTTTGACTCGCAAAGGTGTAGAAACAATTCTCTATCTACTTAATGAAGATAATCTATTACTTCTACAACAACCAGATACGCTCAAGGCGCACATGCTTCAAGAGTACGTAACAGGCAAGCTGCGTGATGAAAGCGCAATTAGTAACGATCAGGATAAAGTGTGTGCTCGCTCAGGAGAGAAACAAACGCCACCTCAGAGCCTAGCATCTGGACAGAAGAAGGCAGGATAA
- the fdxH gene encoding formate dehydrogenase subunit beta produces MSMQSQDIMKRSATNVLTPPPQVRHHQEEVAKLIDVTTCIGCKACQVACSEWNDIRDEVGHNVGVYDNPTDLTAKSWTVMRFSEVEENGKLEWLIRKDGCMHCSDPGCLKACPSAGAIVQYANGIVDFQSEHCIGCGYCIVGCPFNIPRLNKEDNRVYKCTLCVDRVTVGQEPACVKTCPTGAIHFGTKQQMVEMAEGRITELHTRGYANAGLYNPEGVGGTHVMYVLHHADRPELYHGLPKDPAISQVVGFWKGILKPLSAAAFVASFAGLIYHYIGVGPNKVDEDDDEGEHHEEK; encoded by the coding sequence ATGTCAATGCAATCTCAAGACATTATGAAACGTTCCGCCACTAACGTTTTGACGCCGCCTCCACAGGTGCGTCACCATCAGGAAGAAGTGGCAAAATTGATTGACGTTACCACCTGTATTGGCTGTAAGGCCTGTCAGGTAGCCTGTTCAGAATGGAATGATATCCGTGATGAAGTGGGTCATAACGTTGGGGTCTACGATAACCCAACCGATTTAACGGCAAAATCCTGGACGGTAATGCGCTTCTCTGAAGTAGAAGAGAACGGCAAACTGGAGTGGTTAATCCGCAAAGACGGTTGTATGCACTGTAGCGATCCGGGCTGTCTGAAGGCATGTCCTTCAGCCGGTGCGATTGTTCAGTATGCCAACGGTATTGTGGATTTTCAGTCAGAGCACTGCATCGGCTGTGGTTACTGTATTGTCGGTTGTCCGTTCAACATTCCCCGGCTGAATAAAGAGGATAACCGGGTGTACAAATGCACCTTGTGTGTTGATCGGGTCACCGTAGGCCAGGAACCTGCCTGTGTGAAAACCTGCCCAACGGGCGCTATTCACTTTGGTACTAAGCAGCAGATGGTCGAGATGGCTGAGGGCCGTATCACTGAGCTACACACTCGAGGTTATGCTAATGCTGGCCTGTACAACCCTGAAGGGGTTGGTGGCACACATGTAATGTATGTACTGCACCATGCGGATCGCCCGGAGTTGTATCACGGTTTACCGAAAGATCCAGCGATCAGTCAGGTAGTTGGTTTCTGGAAAGGTATTCTGAAACCGTTATCGGCCGCTGCGTTCGTTGCCAGCTTCGCCGGTTTGATTTATCACTACATCGGTGTTGGGCCGAACAAAGTAGATGAAGACGATGACGAGGGGGAGCATCATGAAGAAAAGTAA
- the fdnI gene encoding formate dehydrogenase-N subunit gamma encodes MMKKSNMIKHVSFIDRACHWTVVICFFLVALSGIAMFFPTLSWLTQTFGTPQMGRILHPFFGVLIFCVLVLMFFRFVKHNIPKKDDIGWFIHIVEVLKGNEHKVADVGKYNPGQKAMFWSIMGLILVLLVSGVIIWRPYFAHFFPMWSIRLGLLIHAVSAIVLIHAILIHIYMAFWVKGSITGMIEGKVSRKWAQKHHPRWARQIEAEEEKGNHVMKGII; translated from the coding sequence ATCATGAAGAAAAGTAACATGATTAAGCACGTCTCGTTTATCGATCGGGCATGTCACTGGACCGTGGTTATCTGCTTCTTTCTGGTGGCGTTATCCGGTATCGCCATGTTCTTCCCGACGTTGAGCTGGCTAACTCAGACGTTTGGTACTCCACAGATGGGGCGTATTCTGCATCCATTTTTTGGCGTACTGATTTTCTGCGTACTGGTACTGATGTTCTTCCGTTTTGTGAAGCACAATATCCCGAAGAAAGACGATATCGGCTGGTTTATACATATCGTTGAAGTGCTGAAGGGTAATGAGCATAAAGTGGCTGATGTGGGTAAATATAACCCGGGTCAGAAGGCGATGTTCTGGAGCATTATGGGGTTAATTTTAGTCCTGTTGGTTAGTGGCGTGATTATCTGGCGTCCCTATTTTGCTCATTTCTTCCCGATGTGGTCTATTCGCCTGGGGCTATTGATTCACGCAGTATCGGCCATTGTGTTGATTCATGCGATTCTGATTCATATCTATATGGCGTTTTGGGTGAAAGGCTCAATCACCGGCATGATTGAAGGTAAAGTCAGCCGTAAATGGGCTCAGAAACATCACCCTCGTTGGGCGCGTCAGATTGAGGCAGAAGAAGAAAAGGGTAATCATGTTATGAAGGGAATCATTTGA
- a CDS encoding ANR family transcriptional regulator, producing the protein MEIISKVETLRQTLQVYGELTAYELYQHTGIPTDQIGMLLRHNINNDVVGRGWKGKNRSYRLLPEGERKAKKPRTEKDYQNAASVLSETVERLFPDIAAQAVEREKAADYDNAVPLWLQAKGLAALDINIEYCHHRAQFCMAALDRGWSRQGGAA; encoded by the coding sequence ATGGAAATCATCTCAAAGGTTGAAACCCTGCGGCAGACCCTACAGGTTTATGGCGAATTAACAGCGTATGAACTGTATCAGCACACCGGTATTCCGACCGACCAGATTGGTATGTTGTTAAGACATAACATCAATAATGATGTTGTCGGGCGTGGTTGGAAAGGCAAGAACCGCAGTTACCGTTTACTACCTGAAGGTGAGCGAAAAGCCAAAAAGCCACGCACCGAAAAGGATTATCAGAACGCTGCCTCTGTTCTGTCCGAAACCGTCGAGCGTCTGTTTCCTGATATAGCGGCACAGGCTGTCGAACGAGAGAAAGCCGCAGACTATGACAACGCTGTTCCCCTCTGGCTACAGGCTAAAGGATTAGCGGCGCTGGATATCAATATCGAGTATTGCCACCACCGGGCGCAGTTCTGTATGGCCGCGCTCGATCGCGGCTGGAGTCGTCAGGGAGGTGCAGCATGA
- a CDS encoding AAA family ATPase produces the protein MNTIEETRAAVIAIRDKEQLTAATIASESTVSTSALSQFLRGTYPGDSAEVALKLDKWLENRAARQSVAAVVTAPRFIETKIVSDIWRALVYAQGAQRIAIIYGNPGVGKTVALREFSERNPNVWLITIKPSTSSLVECLSEFADALGLSDAPRRAGPLCRTIRRRITGTKGLLIVDESDHLDYDVYEELRLLQEETGIGLALCGNHKVYSKLTGGNSRSVDYARLFSRISKKIVIEGVRTGDVDAIADAWQLNGRKERELIHKLAAKSGALRTVSTTLDLAAIIAQGADEALSERHIRAAVKDLEGV, from the coding sequence ATGAATACTATTGAAGAAACCCGCGCTGCTGTCATAGCAATCAGGGACAAAGAACAACTAACCGCTGCCACCATTGCCAGCGAAAGCACTGTTTCTACTTCTGCCTTGTCTCAGTTCTTGCGCGGAACCTATCCCGGTGACAGTGCTGAAGTAGCTCTGAAGCTGGATAAGTGGCTCGAAAACCGTGCAGCCCGTCAGTCAGTGGCGGCAGTGGTTACTGCTCCCCGGTTTATTGAAACGAAAATCGTCTCAGATATCTGGCGTGCATTGGTTTATGCACAAGGAGCGCAGCGTATCGCCATCATTTACGGTAACCCTGGCGTGGGTAAAACAGTTGCCTTACGTGAGTTCTCCGAACGTAACCCGAATGTCTGGCTCATTACTATCAAGCCGTCCACCTCGTCACTGGTGGAATGTCTGAGCGAGTTTGCGGATGCGCTGGGGCTATCTGATGCGCCTCGCCGTGCTGGCCCGTTATGCCGAACTATCCGCCGTCGCATTACCGGTACGAAAGGTCTGCTCATTGTTGATGAATCTGACCATCTTGATTATGACGTTTATGAGGAACTGCGCCTGCTTCAGGAAGAAACCGGTATCGGTCTGGCTTTGTGCGGTAACCATAAAGTGTATTCCAAACTCACCGGCGGCAATTCCCGCAGTGTGGACTATGCGCGGTTGTTCTCCCGTATCTCTAAAAAGATAGTGATTGAAGGTGTGCGCACTGGCGACGTTGACGCCATCGCGGACGCATGGCAACTCAACGGCCGCAAAGAACGCGAGCTAATCCATAAGCTGGCCGCCAAGAGTGGTGCATTGCGAACCGTATCCACCACGCTCGATCTTGCTGCCATCATCGCCCAGGGCGCTGATGAAGCCTTATCTGAGCGTCATATCCGTGCTGCTGTTAAAGATTTGGAAGGAGTTTAA
- a CDS encoding Lar family restriction alleviation protein has product MNTNLLPCPFCGSHDIGVFAQYEDDCPERSAIARCYSCDAQSAQMVGRNKIEMAIAAWNRRAVNHSVPTDSPLSLLLLELKAELHRAVEAQSFWPTDAIHASAILNDITGGLTQASLDFHFYAAPRALMRSDAIQVGAMALRFLLNIDSYKPEEKS; this is encoded by the coding sequence ATGAATACTAATCTCTTACCTTGTCCGTTCTGCGGCAGTCACGACATTGGGGTATTTGCTCAATATGAAGATGACTGCCCTGAACGCTCCGCTATCGCTCGCTGTTATTCGTGCGATGCACAATCTGCTCAGATGGTGGGGAGGAACAAGATAGAAATGGCTATTGCGGCATGGAATCGCCGTGCGGTCAATCATTCAGTACCAACTGATTCGCCGTTATCACTCCTTTTACTGGAGCTTAAAGCTGAGCTACATCGCGCTGTCGAGGCGCAGTCCTTCTGGCCGACGGATGCTATTCACGCTTCAGCCATCCTTAATGACATCACTGGAGGGCTGACTCAAGCCTCTCTTGACTTTCATTTCTATGCAGCTCCCAGAGCTCTTATGCGCTCCGATGCCATCCAGGTCGGCGCGATGGCGCTGCGCTTTTTGCTGAACATCGACAGCTATAAACCAGAGGAAAAATCATAA
- a CDS encoding helix-turn-helix domain-containing protein, whose protein sequence is MKRKEDLNADWHPADIKAALEKRGLTLRQLSVQAGYAEDSLKSVLRTPCRPYQQIVASALDVPPDVIWPSRYQGNRCFNREVA, encoded by the coding sequence ATGAAAAGAAAAGAAGATCTGAATGCAGATTGGCATCCAGCCGACATTAAGGCCGCTCTTGAAAAGCGCGGTCTGACACTCCGCCAATTATCAGTGCAGGCAGGATATGCCGAGGACTCACTCAAAAGTGTTTTGCGTACGCCTTGCCGCCCTTACCAACAAATCGTAGCCAGCGCTTTGGATGTTCCGCCAGATGTTATCTGGCCTAGCCGTTACCAGGGCAATCGCTGCTTTAATCGTGAGGTGGCATGA
- the fdnG gene encoding formate dehydrogenase-N subunit alpha: MQVTRRQFFRICAGGMAGTTAATLGFTPSLALAQTRQYKLLRSKETRNNCTYCSVGCGVLLYSMGDGAKNVRESIFHVEGDPDHPVSRGSLCPKGAGLVDYIHSNNRLRYPEYRAPGSDKWQRISWDDAIERIARLMKDDRDANFIEKNESNTTVNRWVSTGMLCSSAASNETGILDQKFSRALGMVAIDCQARLCHGPTVAALAPSFGRGAMTNNWVDIKNANVVLIMGGNAAEAHPVGFKWVVEAKIQNNATVIVVDPRFNRSAAVADIYSPIRAGSDAAFLLGVIRYLIEKNKIQSEYVKHYTNASFLVRDDYSFDDGLFSGYNAEKRHYDKSSWFYQLDEQGYAKRDMTLSHPRCVWNLLKQHVSPYTPEMVNNLCGTSIEDFLKICEILAETSAPDRTATILYALGWTHHTGGAQIIRGAAMLQLILGNIGMAGGGVNALRGHSNIQGYTDLGLLSTNLPGYMPLPSDQQQSYQQYISQITPKSLGENDVNYWQNTPKFFVSMMKSFWGEHATESNQWGYDWLPKWDKLYDVMTQVELMTQGKMNGYIVQGFNPLAAFPDKNKSAQALAKLKYMVVIDPLVTESSNFWQNHGEMNDVSTADIQTEVFRLPSSCFAEENGSIANSGRWLQWHWAAAEPPGEALHDGKILGRLFMRLRELYREEGGANPDPVLNMSWNYQDPEDPTPEEIAREANGYALADIVDDRGNVQLKKGQQLSSFAQLKNDGSTSSFCWIYAGSWTEQGNQMDKRDNSDPSGLGCTPGWAWSWPANRRILYNRASADPQGKPWDEKRKIIEWDGSKWTGIDVADYSQAAPGTDVGPFIMNQEGVGRLFSIDKMNDGPFPEHYEPIETPIGTNPLHPKVISNPVSRIFSGDIENMGKADEYPFVATTYSITELFRHWTKHALLNAIAQPEQFIEIGEVLAGKKGIVQGDEVVVSSKRGFIKAKAVVTKRIKPLTINGNNVDTIGIPCHWGFEGASRKGFLANTLTPSVGDANSQTPEFKAFLVNVEKV, encoded by the coding sequence ATGCAGGTCACAAGAAGGCAATTTTTCCGCATTTGTGCAGGCGGAATGGCTGGAACTACAGCCGCAACACTCGGATTTACCCCCTCATTAGCGTTAGCACAAACACGTCAATATAAACTCCTCCGCTCAAAAGAGACGCGTAATAACTGTACTTACTGTTCAGTGGGTTGCGGCGTGCTGCTTTATAGCATGGGTGATGGTGCTAAAAATGTTCGGGAGAGTATTTTTCACGTAGAGGGCGACCCGGACCATCCTGTCAGTCGGGGTTCTCTTTGTCCAAAAGGAGCAGGACTTGTAGATTATATTCATAGTAATAACCGGTTACGTTATCCCGAATATCGGGCCCCTGGCTCAGATAAATGGCAGCGTATTAGTTGGGATGATGCAATAGAGCGTATTGCCCGGTTAATGAAAGACGATCGTGATGCTAACTTTATTGAAAAAAATGAAAGCAATACCACGGTCAACCGCTGGGTAAGCACAGGTATGCTTTGTTCATCTGCGGCAAGCAATGAAACCGGCATTCTGGACCAGAAATTCAGTCGTGCACTGGGTATGGTAGCTATCGACTGTCAGGCCCGGTTATGTCATGGCCCAACCGTTGCAGCATTAGCACCCAGCTTCGGCCGGGGCGCAATGACCAACAACTGGGTTGATATTAAAAATGCCAACGTAGTACTGATTATGGGCGGTAATGCTGCGGAAGCTCACCCCGTTGGTTTTAAGTGGGTAGTTGAAGCGAAAATACAAAACAACGCCACGGTGATCGTTGTTGACCCTCGGTTTAACCGCAGTGCTGCAGTAGCAGATATCTATTCGCCAATACGAGCAGGTTCTGATGCTGCGTTTTTATTAGGCGTCATTCGTTATCTGATTGAAAAAAATAAAATTCAATCCGAATACGTGAAGCATTATACCAACGCCAGTTTCTTAGTTCGTGATGATTATTCGTTTGATGATGGGCTATTTAGTGGCTACAACGCAGAAAAACGTCATTACGATAAAAGCTCCTGGTTTTATCAATTGGATGAGCAGGGATATGCTAAGCGCGATATGACATTGAGTCATCCTCGTTGCGTATGGAATCTGTTGAAACAACACGTGAGTCCTTATACACCAGAAATGGTGAATAACTTATGTGGTACCTCCATTGAAGATTTCCTGAAGATCTGTGAAATTCTGGCGGAAACCAGTGCGCCCGATCGTACAGCAACCATTCTGTATGCATTAGGCTGGACTCACCATACCGGCGGTGCGCAGATTATTCGCGGTGCGGCCATGTTACAGCTCATTCTGGGTAACATTGGTATGGCGGGTGGCGGCGTAAATGCGTTACGCGGTCACTCTAATATTCAGGGTTATACCGATTTAGGTCTGCTTTCCACCAACCTCCCTGGCTATATGCCTCTTCCTTCAGATCAGCAGCAAAGTTATCAGCAATATATTTCGCAGATTACGCCAAAGAGTCTGGGAGAGAATGATGTCAACTATTGGCAGAATACCCCGAAATTCTTCGTCAGTATGATGAAAAGCTTCTGGGGAGAGCATGCCACAGAGTCAAATCAATGGGGATACGACTGGTTGCCTAAATGGGACAAACTCTATGATGTGATGACTCAGGTTGAGCTGATGACTCAGGGTAAGATGAATGGATATATCGTTCAGGGCTTTAACCCGTTAGCGGCTTTCCCGGATAAGAATAAGTCTGCGCAGGCGCTAGCTAAACTGAAATATATGGTGGTGATTGACCCATTAGTCACAGAGTCATCTAATTTCTGGCAAAACCATGGGGAGATGAACGACGTCAGCACGGCAGATATTCAAACTGAAGTGTTCCGTTTGCCGTCTTCTTGTTTTGCTGAAGAGAATGGTTCTATTGCTAACTCCGGTCGCTGGTTGCAATGGCACTGGGCTGCGGCAGAACCACCGGGTGAAGCACTACACGATGGTAAGATTCTTGGCCGTTTGTTTATGCGGTTGCGTGAGCTTTATCGGGAAGAAGGCGGCGCTAATCCTGATCCGGTATTAAACATGTCCTGGAACTATCAGGATCCGGAAGATCCAACTCCGGAAGAAATTGCTCGCGAAGCCAATGGTTATGCTTTAGCCGATATTGTTGACGATCGGGGCAATGTACAGCTTAAGAAAGGACAGCAGCTCAGCTCATTTGCTCAATTAAAAAATGATGGTTCTACCAGTAGCTTCTGTTGGATTTATGCCGGCAGTTGGACTGAACAGGGCAACCAAATGGATAAACGCGATAATAGCGATCCATCAGGTCTGGGTTGCACACCGGGTTGGGCATGGTCATGGCCAGCTAACCGTCGCATTCTCTATAACCGAGCCTCTGCCGATCCACAGGGCAAACCCTGGGATGAGAAGCGTAAAATCATTGAATGGGATGGCAGTAAATGGACCGGTATTGATGTCGCTGACTACAGTCAGGCTGCACCGGGGACTGACGTTGGTCCATTTATTATGAATCAGGAAGGGGTTGGTCGATTATTCTCTATCGATAAAATGAACGATGGCCCATTCCCTGAGCATTATGAACCAATTGAAACGCCAATTGGCACCAACCCGTTACATCCGAAAGTTATTTCTAACCCGGTTTCTCGTATTTTCTCTGGCGATATTGAGAATATGGGCAAAGCAGATGAATATCCTTTCGTTGCTACAACCTACTCGATTACCGAACTCTTCCGTCACTGGACTAAGCATGCTTTGCTGAATGCCATTGCTCAACCTGAACAATTTATTGAAATTGGTGAAGTACTGGCCGGTAAGAAAGGCATTGTTCAGGGAGATGAAGTTGTCGTTTCTTCTAAACGTGGATTTATTAAGGCGAAAGCCGTTGTCACCAAACGTATCAAACCTCTTACTATCAATGGTAACAATGTGGATACCATCGGTATTCCTTGTCACTGGGGATTTGAAGGCGCTTCACGTAAAGGCTTTTTAGCCAATACATTAACGCCGTCTGTTGGTGATGCTAATTCACAAACGCCAGAGTTTAAGGCGTTCCTGGTTAACGTAGAGAAGGTGTAA